The window ACTGCACGACCAAGGCTACGCGCAGGCGCAGCTCTACGGCCGCGACGACAAAGTGTACGGCGGGCTCAACGCGTTCTTTCTGCTGATGGACAAACCGGAAACGTACGGGCTGCCGGACCGGCAGAACGCGGTGCTGCCGCGCCGCAACAACAAGCCCGGCTACTTCGGCGTCGTGGCGACCGCGCTCCTCGGCGCGGTTGCCGCGGTGGTCGCGTTCCGCGACCGGCGGATGAATGGGGCCCACGGCGGAAACGGCGCGGCGGAGGGGAGGACATCGTGATGGCCGAGCACTTCGTCCGGCCGCCTGAGTGGGGCTGGTACATCCTCGGGTATTTCTTTTTTGCCGGTATCACGGGCGGGCTGTACGCGCTCGGGGCGGGGCTGCGGCTGTGGGGCCGTCCCGCGGACGAAGGCGTCGCGCGCACGGCGTTCCTTTGGGCCTTTCCGATCCTCGTCGTCTGCCCGATTCTGCTTACGATCGACCTCGGGCAGCCGCTCCGCTTCTACCATATGCTGGTCGCCACAACGCCGGGGCAGGGCGGTCTCATTTTTCACTACTGGAACCCGATGTCGGTCGGCGCCTGGGCGCTGTTGATTTTCGGGATCTTTTCGTTCGTCTCGTTCGTGAGCGCGTTGGGGCGGCGGCCCGGTCCCGGCGGCGGCCGGTGGTTCGTCGCGGCCGGCGGACTTTTCGGTCTGTTTGTCGCTTCGTATACCGGCGTATTGCTCAGCGTCTCGAACCAGCCCCTCTGGAGCGACACGTGGACCCTCGGAGGCCTGTTTCTTGCCTCCAGCCTGAGCGGGGCGGCGGCGCTGCTGGCGGCGACGGCGCGCAGAGACGCGGGGTCCGCGGGCACGGACGCGCGGCTGCACGCGGCGGACGGCTACTTCGCGCTGCTCGAGCTCATCTGGATCCTTCTGCTCTTTGCAGCGCTGGCGGCGGCCGGCAGCCTTTCGATAGTGTTGCGCGTTCCGTGGATCGGACTGTGGCTGATCGTCCTTATCGGGCTGATTCCACCCCTCCTGGCGTTCGGTCGCCCGGAGCGCGCACGCGGCAGCGCGTCCGTGTTCGCGTTCGTGGTGCTGGCCGGCGAGTTGGCGCTGCGGGCGGTCATCGTCTTCAGCGCCCAGGGTTAGCCGCAGCACGAACGGCATCCGAATCGGCGTCATCGCCGATATCCACTGCGGCCCGGACCGGGACGTCCTGCCGGGCAGCCGCGTGCCCACGCTGCTCGACGGCTTCATCGCCGCGATGCGCGCGGCGCGGCCCGCCTGCATCGTCGACCTCGGCGACCGCGTCAACAGCGTGGCGGCCGGGCAGGACGCGGTGCGGGAGCGGTACGTGCGGCGGCGCCTGGAAGAGGCGGGCGTTCCGGTCTACCATGTTCTCGGCAACACAGATTTAGAACGGCTGCCGAAGCACGAGGCCCTGGCCGCGGTCAAGAAAGGCTGGGCGGCAGAGACCGTGGACCTCGATGAGGCGCGGCTTGTGCTGTTGGATACTCTCGATCCTTCGGTCGAGCGCGTCGGAGGTTCGATCGGCGCCGCCCAGCTCGAGTGGGTACGAGCCTCGTTGACGGCGCGCCACGTGCCAAGTCTGATCTTCGGGCACCATCCGCTGGACGAGCCCGCGCTGGAGGGCCACCACTATTTTGCCGGCCACCCGTCGATCGCCGCCGCGGAGAACCGCGCCGAGGTGCGCGCGGCGCTGGAGAGCGCTCCGGAGGTCGCCGCGGTGTTCTCGGGCCACCTCCACTGGACGCGCGCGTCGGAGATCGGCGGGATTCCCTACGTGACGGTCGGCTCGCTCGTCGACACGGCATACACCGGCGGCGAGCCCGCCGCAGCCTACGCGTTCGTGACGGTCGGAGTGGAGGCGGTCGAGGTGCACGTCGCCGGCCGGGCCCCGGCGGGGTTCCGGTTCCCGCGGGGCCGGCTCCTCGGCTAGGGGCTAAGGTTCGATCCGCCAGGTGTACGTCAGGTCAGAGCTCGCCCGAAGCATCGCGGACACGGAACAGTACGTCGTCTGGCTTAGCTCGACCGCGCGGCCCGCTTGTTCGGGCTTGAGGGCGCCGCCTCGGAAAACGTACTCGAGCCGGATATGTGTGAAGATCCGCGGATGCTCGTCGCGGCGGTCGCCCGAGACGCGGATTTCCAACCCCTCGAAGGGCGCGCGCATCTTGCCGAGGACCGAGACGACGTCCATGCCGGTGCAGCCGGCGAGCGCGAGTAGCAGCGTCTCCATCGCCGACGGCCCCTGTCCGGTGCCGCCGTGCTCCGGCCGGGCGTCGAGCGTCAGCTTCCCGCCGGATTCCGCGACTCCCCCGAACCGCATGCCGCCTTCCCACCGCAGCGTGGCATTCATCTCCAAGCCTCCCTTCGAACTCGTTGGACACTTCGACGCCGACCAAGGAATGCCACTCCCAACGGGTGAAGCAGACGACGCGCCGGAGCGCGGGCGAGGCGGGTTCGCGGAGGCACTCATGGAAACGCACGTGATTCGGGTGGAGAACCCGGACGGGCTCAATGTGATCCTCGGTCAATCGCATTTCATCAAGACGGCGGATGACCTGCATGAAGCCCTAGCCGGCGCCGTTCCCGGCATCCGCTTCGGGCTCGCCTTCTGCGAAGCCAGCGGGCCGCGCCTCATCCGCGCGAGCGGAACCGCGCAGCCGCTCGTCGACTTGGCGACGCGCGCGGCACGCGCGCTCGGCTGCGGACACGCGTTCGTTATTTTCCTAGACGGCACGTTCCCGATCAATGTGCTCGGTGTCATCCGGCAGGTCCCCGAGGTCTGCCGGATCTTCTGCGCCACGGCGAACTCGCTCGAGGTCGTGGTGGCCGAGACGGAGCAGGGGCGCGGCGTCCTCGGCGTAATCGACGGCCAGCCCCCGCTCGGCGTCGAAGGGCCGGTCGACGTGCACGCGCGGCGCGAACTTCTGCGGAAGTTCGGCTACAAGCTGTGAGCCGGGACGCCCGGGAATCGGTGGGACGGTTCAAGCGCGACGCCGCTCTTGCCGCGGTCGCCGCTGAAGTTCGCGACGGGATGCTCGTGGGTCTCGGGTCGGGGTCTACCGCGGCGTACGCGATACAGGAGATCGGCCGGCGGATTCGCGAGGACCGGTGGCGGCTTCTGGGGGTGCCGACGTCCGAACGGACGGCCGCACTGGCGCGTGAGGCCGGGGTTCCGCTCGTCCCGCTCGATGCCGCGCCCGACGTCGCAATCGACGGGGCGGATCAAGTCGACCCGTCGCTCGCCATCGTCAAGGGCGGCGGCGGCGCCCACGCGAGGGAGAAGGTCGTCGCCTCGGCCTCAAAGCGGGTCGCCATCATCGCCGACTACACCAAAGCGGTCGAGCGTTTGACGGCTCCCGTCCCGCTGGAGGTCCTGCCGTTTGCCGTCGCCTGGATACCGCGCGCCCTGGCCGGCCTCGTTCCCCGTGGGGAGGCGCACGTGCGCATGCGCGACGGGCGGCCCTTCACCACAGACAACGGCAACCCGATCATAGAACTTGTGTGCGGGGTCATCGACGACCCGTCGGGGCTTGCCGCCGCGCTCGATGCCATGCCCGGCGTGGTCGAGCACGGACTGTTCGTCGGCATCGCGAACGTGGTGTATCTTGCGGGACCTGAGGGAATAAAAATAGCCCAAATTTAGCCGTTGTCATGTTTGACTTTAAGACGGCCCAGGGAAGATATTGAGGTAAGGAATCTCTCGGACGGTGACCCATGGCTACGCTGATTCCCGTGACGTTTCGTTTTCCCGCACGCCTGACCCCTGCCGCACGAACTGTTTCGGTCATCGGCTCCTTTAACGGTTGGAACCCGGCCGTCCACAAGATGCGGAAGGCCGCCGGCGGCGAGTGGGCCGTCACGGTCTACCTGACGCCGGGACGCACGGTGTACTGCTTCTCGGTGGATGGCGTGATGTGGCTCGACCCGGCGGACGAGGGCCGGGTGCCCAACGGGTGGGGGTCGGAGTATTCGGTCCGCCACATCGCGTCGGACCCGGCGTTCGCCGCGCTGCAGCCGGCGTAACCGCGTACCGCGGAAGAAAAGTTCGAGCCGGCGTTCCGTCAGGACGCCGGCTCTGATTTTTGTGCTCGTCCGCGGGGACCGGCGCTCGGCCGGCGTCGGCTCAGAACGCGAGCCAGTGCAACAGGGGGATCGCGAGCAGCCCGTAACCGAAGGCGAGGAACGATCCCGCGATCAGATGCTGCACCTCGTCCGTGACGCGCAGTACGTGAAGCGTGAGGGCGGTGAGCGGCAGCCCCCACGCGAGCATGATTGCCCCGGCCAGCCCTACATGCGCAGGCGACATCCGGCTTTTCCCCCCGAAGACCACCAGAGCTGCCTCCATCCTAGCATAAGCGGCACGCGCCCCGGCGTTGACAGGCCGGCGCGGACGCCCTATCCTAGAGCATGTCCCCCCCTACTGGGGGAGGGAGGTGCCGAGCGATGCCACGGACGGTCACCGGGCTGGATCCCCGCGCGAAAGCGCTGATCCTCGCGCGGCTGCGCAGCATCGAGGGACACTGGCGCGCCGTCGTCCGCATGGTCGACGAGGACCGGTACTGCGTGGACGTGATCAAGCAGATTCGCGCCGTACAGGGCGCCGCCGATAAGGCCACCGCGCTGCTGCTGGAACGCCACCTCAATCACTGCGTGACGTCGGCGATCCGTTCGGACAACCCCCGCCAGCGGGAGCGGGCGATCGCGGAGCTGCTCGAGGTCTTCGAGCATCGCGCGCGGCCGATCGGCGACCGCACCGCGTCGTAGCCTCGCCCCGATGACGTCCGGATCCGCCCCGAACACCGCCACGGTCGACCTCCCGATCGAAGGGATGACGTGTGCCTCCTGTGTCCGCCGAGTCGAGAAATCGCTCCGCCGCGTCGACGGCGTCCGCGACGCGGCGGTCAACTTGGCCGCCGCGAAGGCGCGCGTTGTGTTCGATCCATCCGTGGCCACGGTGACGCAGCTCGGCGACGCGGTCTCGCGCGCCGGATACGCCGTGCCCGCCCCGCTCCACCCGGGCGGCGCGTCCGAGCCCGGCGCGTCCGCGGCGGCCGGCGAGGCGGGACAGCGCGAAGCGGACGGTCTGCGGGCGCGGTGGACCACGAGCCTCGTGATCGGCGCCGCGATGATGGTCCTGATGTATCTGCCGCTGCGCCTCGACATGGCGCTCTGGTCGCCCGTGCTCCTGATCGCGGCGTCGGTCGTGCAGTTCTGGGCGGGCGCGCCGATCTACGCCGCCGCGTGGGCCGCGGCGCGGCACGGCACCGCCACCATGGACACGCTGATCGTGGTCGGGACCGGCGCCGCGTACGGGTACAGCGCCTTCGTCACGCTTTGGCCGTCGCTCGCCGGGCGCTGGGGCTTCCCGCGGCAGCTGTACTATGACTCCGCGGTCGTGATCATCGCCCTCATCCTGCTCGGCCGCTGGCTGGAGCGCCGCGCGATGACGCGCATGGGCGCGGCGATCACGGCGCTCGCAGGCCTGCGCGCGAAGACGGCGCGGGTCGTCCGCGGCGGCGCCGAACGGGACGTGCCGGTGGACGCGGTGGTGCCCGGCGATGAGATCCGCGTCCGGCCGGGCGAAAAGGTGCCGGTCGACGGGGTGGTGACTGGGGGCCGCTCCGCCGTCGACGAGAGCATGCTCACGGGCGAGAGCGTCCCGGTGGACAAGGCGCCGGGGGACGCGGTAATCGGCGCGACGATCAACACGACAGGGTCGTTCGTCTTCCGCGCGACCAAGGTCGGCCGGGACACCGCGCTGGCGCAGATCGTCCGTCTCGTCGAGGAGGCCCAGGCGTCGTCTGCCCCGATCCAGCGGCTGGCCGACACTATCGCCGGCGTCTTTGTGCCCGCAGTCCTCGTCCTCGCCGCGCTGACCTTCGCGGCGTGGATGTTCGTGGGACCGGAGCCGCGTCTCACCTTCGCGCTTACCGCCACGATCGCCGTCCTGATCATCGCCTGTCCGTGCGCCCTCGGGCTTGCCACGCCCGCGGCGATCGTCGCCGGCACCGGCCGGGCGGCCGAGCTCGGCATCTTGATTCGGGGCGGCGAGGCGCTGGAGCGGGCGCAGCGGGTCACGACCGTGGTGCTCGACAAGACCGGTACGCTCACGGCCGGCAGGCCCGAGGTAGTCCGGGTGCTGCCGGCGGCCGGGGTGGAGGAGAGAGACCTCCTCCGGCTCGCGGCCGCGGCCGAGCGCGGCTCGGAGCATCCGTTCGGCGAGGCAATCGTTTCCTACGCGCGGGCGCAGCACCTCGAGATCCCAGATTCGGAGCGATTCGAGGCCGTCGCGGGCAGCGGGGTCACGGCGGTCGTCAAGGGCCGCCGCGTGGCGCTCGGTACGCGCGCCTTCATGGACGAATTGGGAACGGCGCTTGACGGCCTCGAGGACCGCGCGACCGGCGTGGCCGGAACCGGCGCCACGCCGATGTTCGTCTCGCTGGACGGCCGCGCCGCCGGTGTGATCGGCGTCGCCGACGGGCTGAAGCCGGACGCGCGCGATGCGGTCGACCGGCTCAAGGGCCTCGGGCTCGACGTCTGGATGCTCACCGGCGACCACTCTCTGCCGGCGCAGGCCATCGCCGCCGCGGCCGGCATCGATCCCGCGCGCGTCATGGCGCAGGTCGCACCGCGCCAGAAGGCGGAGAAGGTGAAGGCACTCCAGGCGGAGGGGCGTGTGGTGGCGATGGTGGGCGACGGCATCAACGACGCGCCGGCGCTGGCCCAGGCTGATCTCGGCATCGCGATCGGGACGGGGACCGACGTCGCCATGGCCGCGTCCGACGTCACGCTGGTGGGCGGGGGGGTGCGCAACATCGCCGTGGCGATCACGCTGTCGCGCCGCACGGTGGCCGTGATCCGGCAGGGGCTGTTCTGGGCATTCGCGTACAACGTCGTGTTGATTCCGGTCGCGATGGGCGCCCTCTATCCACTGCTGCACGTGCTCTTGAGTCCGATGCTGGCCGCGGCGGCGATGGCGATGAGCAGCGTGAGCGTCGTTTCCAACGCGCTCCGGCTGCGGGGCTTCCGCGCGGGCGTCGTCGGAGGTGGGTTACGATGACGAACGTCGTCCTGCGCGTGCCCGACATCTCATGCGAGCACTGCGAGCGGACGGTCAAGCAGGCCCTGGGTAAGCTGCGCGGCGTGGGCACGGTCGACGTCGACATCGCGGCCAAGGAAGTGCGTGTGGCGTACGACGAGACGTCCGTCGGCCTCGACGGTCTCAAAGCGGCGTTGGCAGACGAGGACTATCCCGTCGCGTCCGCGTCGCCCGCGTAGCGCGCGCCGAGAGGGCCGGTAAGTCGGCGAACCACGTCTGGGGAACAATCAACGCGTGGGCTACCTGCCAATCGAGCGGTACGGCGTGATCGGCGACCTTCGCACGGCCGCGCTCGTCGGCGCCACCGGCTCGATCGACCTCTTCTGCTTCCCGCACTTCGACTCGCCGTCCGTCTTTCAGGCGCTGCTCGACGACGAGCGGGGCGGCCGGTTCGCGTTAACGCCGCTCGTCGAGAGGCCCCGCCGCAAGCAGCTCTACGTGTTCGATTCCAACGTGCTTCTGAGCCGTTTCCTCGCCGACGATGGGATGGCGGAGATCTCCGATTTCATGCCGCTCGAGCCGCCCACCGGCACGCCGCAGATCGTGCGGCGGGCCAAGACCGTTCGCGGCGAAATCCGCTATCGGCTCCTCTGCGCGCCGCGCTTCGACCACGCCCGGGCCGGACACCGCGCCGTGCGGACCGAGGACGGCGTCGTGTTCACCCCGGAGCGGGAGGGGCTTCCGGCGCTGCGGCTGCGCGCCGAGTGTCCGGTGGAAGTTCGCAACGGCGACGCGGTCGCGGAGTTCACGCTGTCCGCCGGCCAGAGCGCGGCGTTCATTTTCGAGGAGGCGCGCCGCGGGCACGAGCCGGCCGCCGACTTCGCACCGTACGTGGTGCAGTCGTTCAAGGACACGCTCAACTACTGGCGGCGATGGATGGCGCGGTCGACGTACCGCGGCCGGTGGCGGGAGATGGTGAACCGGTCCGCCTTGGCGCTGAAGCTCCTTACGTCGCGCGAGTTCGGCTCGATCGTCGCGGCGCCGACGTTCTCGCTGCCGGAGGTGGTGGGCGGCGAGCGCAACTGGGACTACCGGTATACGTGGATCCGCGACGCGTCGTTCACAATCTACGCGCTGCTCCGCCTCGGCTACACCGATGAGGCGGCCGCCTTCATGCGCTGGATCGCGCGGCGCGCCGAGGAGGCGGATCCGAACAGGCCGCTGCAGCCGATGTACGGGATCGACGGCCGGCGCGATCTGGCCGAGGCGGCGCTGCCGCATCTGGCCGGTTACAAGGGCTCGCGTCCGGTGCGGATCGGCAACGAGGCATACCGGCAGCTGCAGCTCGACATCTACGGCGAGCTGGCCGACGGCCTCTACGTCTTCGACCGGCACGGCGAGCAGATCTCTTCTGTGCTGTGGGAGGCGTTCACCCGCCTCATCGATTGGGTGTGCGCCAACTGGCGGCGGCCGGACGAGGGGATCTGGGAGGTGCGCGCCGGCGCCCAGGAGTTCTGCCAGTCACGCGTGATGTGCTGGGTCGCGCTCGACCGGGCGCTCCGGATCGCCCGCAACCGTTCGTACCCGGCGCCGATCGGGCGCTGGCACGACATCCGGGACGAGATCTACCGCAGCATCATACACGACTTCTGGGACCCGAAGCGGGAGGCGTTCGTGCAGCACAAGGGCTCGACGGCCCTCGGCGCCGCGAATCTGCTGATGCCGCTCGTTCGGCTCGTGAGCCCGCACGATCCGCGGTGGCTGTCGACGCTGCGGGCGATCCGGCACGACCTGGTCGATGATGCGCTGGTGTACCGGTACCGCATCGAGCAGGCGCCCGACGGGCTGCGCGGCCACGAAGGCACCTTCAACATGTGCTCGTTCTGGTACGTGGAGGCGCTGTCGCGCTCCGGCGATACCAGGCGGGCGCGCTTCTTGTTCGAAAAGCTCTTCGGCTATGCGAACGAGCTGGGACTCTACTCGGAGCAGCTCGGGCGGCGCGGCGAGCACCTCGGTAATTTCCCGCAGGCGCTCACGCACATCGCGCTGATCAGCGCGGCCTACGACCTGAACCGCCGGATCGAAGCGGGCAGCCGCGGGACATGAGGCATCCCCCGGGCGGCGGCGTCATGGACGGACGAACGCGCCGTCGCCCGGCCTGGCGGCGACGCGGCCCTCTTCGTAGGCCGGGCGGCCGCGGACGAACGTGTGCGTCACCCGCCCGCGGAGCGCCATCCCCTCGTACGGC of the bacterium genome contains:
- a CDS encoding heavy metal translocating P-type ATPase codes for the protein MTSGSAPNTATVDLPIEGMTCASCVRRVEKSLRRVDGVRDAAVNLAAAKARVVFDPSVATVTQLGDAVSRAGYAVPAPLHPGGASEPGASAAAGEAGQREADGLRARWTTSLVIGAAMMVLMYLPLRLDMALWSPVLLIAASVVQFWAGAPIYAAAWAAARHGTATMDTLIVVGTGAAYGYSAFVTLWPSLAGRWGFPRQLYYDSAVVIIALILLGRWLERRAMTRMGAAITALAGLRAKTARVVRGGAERDVPVDAVVPGDEIRVRPGEKVPVDGVVTGGRSAVDESMLTGESVPVDKAPGDAVIGATINTTGSFVFRATKVGRDTALAQIVRLVEEAQASSAPIQRLADTIAGVFVPAVLVLAALTFAAWMFVGPEPRLTFALTATIAVLIIACPCALGLATPAAIVAGTGRAAELGILIRGGEALERAQRVTTVVLDKTGTLTAGRPEVVRVLPAAGVEERDLLRLAAAAERGSEHPFGEAIVSYARAQHLEIPDSERFEAVAGSGVTAVVKGRRVALGTRAFMDELGTALDGLEDRATGVAGTGATPMFVSLDGRAAGVIGVADGLKPDARDAVDRLKGLGLDVWMLTGDHSLPAQAIAAAAGIDPARVMAQVAPRQKAEKVKALQAEGRVVAMVGDGINDAPALAQADLGIAIGTGTDVAMAASDVTLVGGGVRNIAVAITLSRRTVAVIRQGLFWAFAYNVVLIPVAMGALYPLLHVLLSPMLAAAAMAMSSVSVVSNALRLRGFRAGVVGGGLR
- a CDS encoding metallophosphoesterase; protein product: MGVIADIHCGPDRDVLPGSRVPTLLDGFIAAMRAARPACIVDLGDRVNSVAAGQDAVRERYVRRRLEEAGVPVYHVLGNTDLERLPKHEALAAVKKGWAAETVDLDEARLVLLDTLDPSVERVGGSIGAAQLEWVRASLTARHVPSLIFGHHPLDEPALEGHHYFAGHPSIAAAENRAEVRAALESAPEVAAVFSGHLHWTRASEIGGIPYVTVGSLVDTAYTGGEPAAAYAFVTVGVEAVEVHVAGRAPAGFRFPRGRLLG
- a CDS encoding glycoside hydrolase family 15 protein encodes the protein MGYLPIERYGVIGDLRTAALVGATGSIDLFCFPHFDSPSVFQALLDDERGGRFALTPLVERPRRKQLYVFDSNVLLSRFLADDGMAEISDFMPLEPPTGTPQIVRRAKTVRGEIRYRLLCAPRFDHARAGHRAVRTEDGVVFTPEREGLPALRLRAECPVEVRNGDAVAEFTLSAGQSAAFIFEEARRGHEPAADFAPYVVQSFKDTLNYWRRWMARSTYRGRWREMVNRSALALKLLTSREFGSIVAAPTFSLPEVVGGERNWDYRYTWIRDASFTIYALLRLGYTDEAAAFMRWIARRAEEADPNRPLQPMYGIDGRRDLAEAALPHLAGYKGSRPVRIGNEAYRQLQLDIYGELADGLYVFDRHGEQISSVLWEAFTRLIDWVCANWRRPDEGIWEVRAGAQEFCQSRVMCWVALDRALRIARNRSYPAPIGRWHDIRDEIYRSIIHDFWDPKREAFVQHKGSTALGAANLLMPLVRLVSPHDPRWLSTLRAIRHDLVDDALVYRYRIEQAPDGLRGHEGTFNMCSFWYVEALSRSGDTRRARFLFEKLFGYANELGLYSEQLGRRGEHLGNFPQALTHIALISAAYDLNRRIEAGSRGT
- a CDS encoding heavy-metal-associated domain-containing protein, coding for MTNVVLRVPDISCEHCERTVKQALGKLRGVGTVDVDIAAKEVRVAYDETSVGLDGLKAALADEDYPVASASPA
- a CDS encoding OsmC family protein: MNATLRWEGGMRFGGVAESGGKLTLDARPEHGGTGQGPSAMETLLLALAGCTGMDVVSVLGKMRAPFEGLEIRVSGDRRDEHPRIFTHIRLEYVFRGGALKPEQAGRAVELSQTTYCSVSAMLRASSDLTYTWRIEP
- a CDS encoding adenosine-specific kinase, which produces METHVIRVENPDGLNVILGQSHFIKTADDLHEALAGAVPGIRFGLAFCEASGPRLIRASGTAQPLVDLATRAARALGCGHAFVIFLDGTFPINVLGVIRQVPEVCRIFCATANSLEVVVAETEQGRGVLGVIDGQPPLGVEGPVDVHARRELLRKFGYKL
- the nrfD gene encoding NrfD/PsrC family molybdoenzyme membrane anchor subunit, with product MAEHFVRPPEWGWYILGYFFFAGITGGLYALGAGLRLWGRPADEGVARTAFLWAFPILVVCPILLTIDLGQPLRFYHMLVATTPGQGGLIFHYWNPMSVGAWALLIFGIFSFVSFVSALGRRPGPGGGRWFVAAGGLFGLFVASYTGVLLSVSNQPLWSDTWTLGGLFLASSLSGAAALLAATARRDAGSAGTDARLHAADGYFALLELIWILLLFAALAAAGSLSIVLRVPWIGLWLIVLIGLIPPLLAFGRPERARGSASVFAFVVLAGELALRAVIVFSAQG
- the rpiA gene encoding ribose-5-phosphate isomerase RpiA; translated protein: MGRFKRDAALAAVAAEVRDGMLVGLGSGSTAAYAIQEIGRRIREDRWRLLGVPTSERTAALAREAGVPLVPLDAAPDVAIDGADQVDPSLAIVKGGGGAHAREKVVASASKRVAIIADYTKAVERLTAPVPLEVLPFAVAWIPRALAGLVPRGEAHVRMRDGRPFTTDNGNPIIELVCGVIDDPSGLAAALDAMPGVVEHGLFVGIANVVYLAGPEGIKIAQI
- a CDS encoding metal-sensitive transcriptional regulator, translating into MPRTVTGLDPRAKALILARLRSIEGHWRAVVRMVDEDRYCVDVIKQIRAVQGAADKATALLLERHLNHCVTSAIRSDNPRQRERAIAELLEVFEHRARPIGDRTAS
- a CDS encoding isoamylase early set domain-containing protein encodes the protein MATLIPVTFRFPARLTPAARTVSVIGSFNGWNPAVHKMRKAAGGEWAVTVYLTPGRTVYCFSVDGVMWLDPADEGRVPNGWGSEYSVRHIASDPAFAALQPA